The Pyxidicoccus sp. MSG2 DNA segment GGTCCAGGTTGTCCACCAGGGCGCGCCCCGTCCGGAACACCCGCTGGTCCTGCCGTACGTAGCGGTCCGCCATGTGACGGGGGAACAGGTCATGCGCCGTGCGGCCCACCGCCGCCGCCTTGCTGTCCAGGCCGCAGCGCTCCGCGCAGGCCTCGCTGATGCACACGTACCGCCCTCGGGTGTCCTTCACCGAGAAGACGATGTCCGGCACCCGGTCGAACAGCGCCTCCGCGAAGAGCGGATTCGCCACCTTCCCCATGAAGTCCGCCCGCCATTGCTCCAGGTCCGCGCGTGCCTTGGTGGTTTCCATACGCCCTCGCAAGGGAAAGACACAAGAATCACAGTTGTGCTCAAGACTACCTTGATTACCGCGTGAAACCCCACGCATCCCAGTCGAGGAGCACGAAGCCATGAGCCGTCCATTCACGGATGGGTATCGCTGTCACATCGCCCTCGCAGTCTGTCTCACCCTGTTCGGAGCCGGCGCCTCCGCCCGCCCCGGTGGCCCCGCTCCCGCCGAAGCCCTGAAGACACACGGAATCGACCATCCCCACCAGCGAATCCGAACCGACGAGCGCCCGCCGGATGTCTCGCCGGAGCGACTGCGGGAGTCCCTCGTGCCGCGCGCCCCTGCACGGGCGCAGCTCGCCGCCTGCGACACGGCGGCTTTTGCCTCCGCCAGTGGCAGTGCGCTCGTCACCCTGGTGAAGGGCTCCACGCAGGAGTGTGTCAACACGTTGTTCAGTGTCACGGGCACCCTCGCGGCCCAGGTGTTCGTCGAGAGCAAGATGGTCACCATCGCCAACGCGCTCACCACGAACGCGCAGGCCTACACGGGAAGCAACACCGGCGGGACTCTCCAGCTCATCCTCTTCCTTCGCGCCGGCTACTACGTGCAGTTCTACAGCCCGGACGTCGTGGGCAGCTACGGCACGGCGCTGAAGAACGCCATCCGCCCGGCCCTGGCCGCCTTCGTGGCCAATAGCCACTTCACCGACGTCAATGACAGTCATGGCAGCGTGCTGCGCGAGTTCGTCACCCTCATCGACAGCGCGGGTGAGAATGCCCTCCATCTGGGCACCTTCCAGGGGCTGCTCAACCGCTTCAACGACACGGCGCTGTCCTACTGGTACATGCGCAGCGCGACCAACAACGTGTTCGTTGGCCTGTTTCGCGGCCACTACAACGCGGACTTCGTGGCGGCGGTGAACAGTGACACCTCCATTGTCGACACGCTGAGCAGTTTCGTGAGCCGGAACGAGCACCTGCTGGGCACCGACAACCAATTCCTCACCGTCAACGCCGCACGCGAGCTGTCCCGCTTCCTGCAATACACCGGCGCGCTGCTGGACAAGACCCGGCCCCGGGTGAAGGCGCTCATCACCAGCCACGCCATGACGGGGCCGGGCGCGGGCGTCTGGGTGGGCGCGGCGGAGATGGCGGACTACTACGACGGCGCCAACTGCGCGTACTACGGCATCTGCGACTTCCGGCGCACGCTGGAGCAGGCCGTGCTCAAGGTGTCCTACTCCTGTGGCGCCAGCCTGCGCATGCGCGCCCAGGACATGACGGCCTCGCAGTTGAGCCAGAGCTGCGGCCAGCTCGCGACGCAGGAGACGTACTTCCACGACAAGCTGAAGACGAACCGCGTGCCCGTGGCCAGCGACGGCAATACGGCCCTGGAGATGGTCATCTTCGACAGCAGCCTGGACTACCAGACCTATGCCGGGGCGCTGTTCGGCATCGATACCAACAACGGGGGCATGTACCTGGAGGGAGACCCCGCCGCCTCGGGCAACCAGGCCCGGTTCATCGCGTACGAGGCGGAGTGGCTGCGGCCCGCCTTTGAAATCTGGAACCTGCGGCACGAGTACGTCCACTACCTGGACGGCCGCTTCGACATGAAGGGCGACTTCGGCGCCAGCACCAGCCAGCCCACCATCTGGTGGATTGAAGGCCTGGCCGAGTACGTCTCCAAGAAGAACGACAACACCCAGGCCGTGTCGCTCGGCACGAGCAAGAGCTTCCAGCTCAGCCAGGTGTTCCGCAACGACTACAACAGCGGCACGGACCGCGTGTACTCCTGGGGCTACCTGGCCGTGCGCTTCATGTTCGAGCGTCACTCGGACCAGGTGGACACCATGCTCGGCCACTTCCGCACGGGCAACTACACGGCCTACCGCCAGTACCTGGACGGGATTGCCACCACGCGCGACGGGGAGTTCCACCAGTGGATTGACTGCGTGGCCACCGCGACCGACCCGAGCACCTGTGTCAATCCCGGTCCTGGCCCTGGCACGCCGCCCTGCACGGACTCCGACGTCCGGATCCTGGGCAACGGCTGCTACCGGGACAACCTGGCCTCCACCTACGAGCTGTACTTCTACCTCTGGGTGCCCTCCGGCGCGCGCAACCTGCGCGTCCAGATGAGCGGGGGCACGGGCAACGCGGACCTGTACACCCGCGCCAACCAGTGGCCGACCCTGACGGTGTACGACGCCCGGCCCTATCTGCCCGGCAACGACGAGACGGCGGTCATCTCCAGCCCGGCGACCGGCACCTGGCACTACCTGATAGTCAAGGCCCGCGCCCCCTACGCGGGCGTGAGGCTGGAGGCCCGCTTCGACACGGGGCCCTGACCCAGGGCAGGAGCGGGGCATCCCGGGGGCCACCGCGCCACCCGGGATGCTCATGCCCGCTTCAGCACGCCATCCACCGTGCGCCAGAGGTCGAGCGGGTTGGACTCGCGCAGCTCCGCGGGAAGCAGCACCTCGGGAACGTCCTGGAAGCACACCGGCCGGACGAGGCGGCGCAACGCCCCGGTGCCCACGGCGGTGAAGCGGCCATCCGCGCTCGCGGGGTAGGGGCCGCCGTGCACCATGGAGGGACAGACCTCCACCCCCGTGGGCACGCCGTTCATCAGCACGCGGCCCACCCGGTCCGCGAGGACGGGGAGCAGCTCGGACGCCAGCGCGTGGTCTCCGGTCTCCACCATCAACGTCGCGGTGAGCTGGCCCTCCAGGTGCGAGGCCACGCGAGCAATGTCCCGGGGCTCCCGCACGCGGGCCAGCACCGCGCAGCTTCCGAACACCTCGTCCGTCAGCGTCGCGTCCTTCAGCACCGCGCCCGCATCCACTTCGAACAGCGCGGGGGCGCCCCGGGCACCGTCGCACTCGCCGCGGACCCACGTGCGGGTGTCCGCGCGCGCGGCGAGCCGGACTACGCCCTCGCGGAAGCGCTCGGCGATGGCGGGCGTCAGCATGGGGGCCGCGGAGACGGCGCCCAGCCGCTCCACGAGGCGGGCCCGGAAGGCCTCGTAGCCAGGGCCCTCGGCGGCCACGAGCAGCCCGGGTGAGGTGCAGAACTGGCCCGCACCCTGGAGGATGGATGCGGCCAGTGCGTCCGCCAGCGCCTCGGGACGCGTGGCCAGCGCCTCGGGCAGGAGGAAGACGGGGTTGATGGAGCCCATCTCCGCGAAGACGGGGATGGGGACGGGCCGCGCGGCGGCGAGGTCCATCAGCGCGCGGCCTCCTGCGCGTGAGCCGGTGAAGCCCACGGCGCGGATGGCAGGGTGTTGCACCAGGGCACGGCCCACCTGCGTGCCGGCGTCGAACAGGAGCGAGAACACTCCTTCCGGCAGGCCGCATGCGGCCACCGCGGCGCGCACCGCCTCGCCCGCGCGCTCGGACGTGGCCGGGTGCGCGGGGTGGGCCTTGACGACGACGGGACAGCCCGCCGCCAGCGCGGACGCGGTGTCGCCGCCCGCGACGGAGAAGGCGAGCGGGAAGTTGCTCGCGCCGAACACCGCCACCGGTCCCACCGCGCGCAGCATGGAGCGCAGGTCCGGCCGGGGCGCGGGGCGCCGCTCGGGCAGCGCGTGGTCGATGCGCGCGTCCACCCAGCTTCCCTCCTCGAGGAGGCGGGCGAACTGACGGAACTGTCCGGCGGCGCGGCCCAGCTCGCCCTGGATGCGCGCAGGGGGCAGGCCCGTCTCCCGGGGCGTGACGGCCAGGAAGTCGGCCTCGGCCGCCAGGAGCGACTCGGCGATGTGCTCCAGGAAGACGGCACGCTGGCGCGAGGACAGCGCCGCGAAGACGGGCGCGGCCTCCTCCGCGAGTTGGCAGGCCCGCTCCACCTCGTGCGGGTGCGCCGAGTGATAGCGGGGCTCCAGGGCCAATCCGGCCGCCGGGTCCCATCCGGTGAAGGTCGTACCGCCGGGCTCACCGCGCCCGGCGCCAATCCAAGACAATCCCATCCATTCCATGCCGCAAGTCCTCGCTTACAGGGTCGGCCGGTTCGCCAGCGCTTCTCGCAGCACGCGCAGGCACTCCTCGCGCTCGGCGCCGACAAGCTCCAGCCGGGGGCCGCGGACGCGCTCGTGGCCCCAGCCCACTTCCTGCTGCACCAGCTTGATGAGCTGGACGAACTTCGTCACGGTGTCCAGCCGCAGCAGCGGCAGGAACCAGCGGTACAGCGCGAAGGCGGCGTCCTTCTTTCCGGCCATGGCCAGCTCGAACAGGCGTACCGATTCGCCCGGGAAGGCATTCACCAGCCCCGCGACCCAGAAGCGCGCGCCCGCCTCCACGCCCTCCACCAGGCAGTCATCCACGCCCACGCCCAGGGCGAGCCGGTCTCCTAGCAGAGCGCGGATGCCGGTGACGCGCCGGGCATCGGTGGAGGACTCCTTCACCGCGGAGGCGTTGTCGAACTCGGCGGCCAGCTCGGCCAGGTGTGCTGGCGTGAAGTCCGTCCGGTAGGCCACGGGGTTGTTGTAGAGCAGGCACGGCAGCTTCGTGGCGCGGAGGACGGCGGCCACGTGGGCCTTCATCTCGCGCCAGTCGCTGGAATAGACATACGGCGGCAGCACCATCAGCCCCGCGCAGCCTGCGTCCTCGGCGGCCTTCGCCAGCCGCACGGCCTCCGCGGTGGAGAGGGCGGCGATGCCCGGGATGATGGGGGCGTTCACCGCCTCCGTGCAGGTGCGCATCAGCGCGACCTTCTCTTCGAGGCTCAGGGTCGCGCCCTCACCCAGCGAGCCGCAGGGGATGATGCCGGTGCAGCCTTGCGACACGAGCCAGCGCACGTGCGCGCGCACCGCGCCGTGGTCGACGGACAGGTCCGCGTTGAAAGTGGTGGTGATGGCGGGAAGGACACCATTCCAGGGGCTCATGACGCTCTCTTCGGGGTGGGTGGGGTTTCAGGAGGAAGTCGGAGGCTGCCGATGCGCGCGGGCATGCAGGGCGGACGCACGTCCTCGGCGGACCAGCCGAAGAGGGCCTCCGCCGCGGCGCCGCAGGTGCGGCCCTGGCAGGAGCCCATGCCCAGCCGCGCATACAGCCGGGCCTCGCGCAGGTCGCGGCAGCCCTCCAGCGCGGAGAGCGGCACGTCCTCGCAGCGGCACAGCAGCGTGTTCGGCGTGGCGAGCCGGCGCAGTTCGGGGCGGGGGGCATCGTGCTGGGCAAGCGCGCCGGCGAAGATCCGGATGCGCCGCCACGAGTTCACCAGCGCGTCCGGGGCGGGCTGCTCCGCGGCGGCGAGGCCGGCCAGTTCTCCGGTGACGAGGGCCTGGTCCACTCCGCCGATGCCGAGGAGCTCGCCCACGGCGTGGACGCGAGGCACGCGCGTCTCCAGCCGGTCGTCCACGACCACCGCGCCGCCGGACACCTCGCAGCCCAGCAGCCGTGCCATCTCCAGGTTGGGCACGAGCCCCCAGGCCGCGCCCAGGTAGTCACACGCGAGCTGCTCCTCTCGGCCGTTCACGGACATCCGGACGCTCTCGAGCTGGCGCTCGCCACGTGCTTCCAGGACCCACGACTCCGTGGTCGTGCGCACTCCCAGGAGTCCCGCTGACAGCACCGCGCCCTGGAGCAGCTTGCCCGGGTAGCGCCAGAGCTGGAGGGCGAAGCCCCAGTGACGCGCGGCGGGCGCCTGCTCGGCGACGAGGAGGACTTCGGCTCCGTGGGCGTGAAGCGTCGCGGCGGCGGCGAGCAGCAGGGGGCCCGTGCCGGCCAGCACCACGCGGCGGTCTCGGATGGGGAGGCCGTCCTTGACGAGCACCTGCAGGCCGCTGACGCCCAGCACGCCCGGCAACGTCCAGCCGGGGAAGGGGAGGAAACGCTCCCGCGCTCCCGTGGCGAGCACCAGCCGGCCGTAGCGCACCGCGAGCGAGGATGGGCCCTCCTCGACGAGGAGGAGCCCCGGCTCGGGCGCGGCGACGACGCGAGCCCCGGGACGGAAGCGCGCGCCGGAGGCGGCGAAGCGCGAGAGCCAGCGGCGGGCGAGCCGGTTCGAGCCCTTCCGTGCCTCGCCGCGCCAGACCTGTCCACCGGGCTCCGGCTGTGCGTCCAGGACGAGAACGTCCAGGCCCGCCTCGGCGGCCCGGCACGCGGCGGCGAGCCCGCCCGGCCCGGCACCAATGACGACGAGGTCGCAGGCCTCACGCATCGGTGACCACCTCCAGGTCCTCGCGGCAGGGCGTGAGGCACGTCAGCACCTCGGGCACGCCGTCCACGGTGGCGCGGCACTCGAAGCAGACGCCCATGCCACACAGTGGCGCGCGCGGGCGCCCTCCCAGGTCGCTCCGGCTGACGAAGTCTCCGGCCACGGCGAGCGCCGCCGCCACCGAGGTGCCCGAGGGCACGGTGATGGCGCGGCCGTTGATGCGCAGGGTGACGGACCTGGCGGCCTTTGCTCCGGACTCAGGCATGGAGGGTCTCGAAGCGCGAGGGCGCGTAGGGCCGGGCGTCGATGGCGCTGGTGCGGCCGAGCAGTTGGTCCGCCACCAGTCGCGCGCTGCCCGGGGCAGTGGTGATGCCGAGCCCCTCATGGCCGCAGGCGAGCCACAGCCAGGGCTTGCTCGGATGTCGACCGAGCAGCGGCAGGCCATCCGGAGTCGCCGGGCGCAGGCCCGTCCAGACGCGCAGCGCCCGCAGCCCATCGAGTCCTGGCATGAAGTCCGTGGCGCGCTTCAGCATGCGCTCCAGGATGGCGGGCTCGACGTGGCCGCCGCTCACGCCCGGCTGGCGCGAGGAGCCCAGCAGGAGCTGCCCGGTGATTCGCGGCTGGGCGTTGAAGGCAACGGACGCACCATCCGAGCCGTGCGCGCTCTTGAGGTAGCCCAATTCCACGAGCTGGTGATGCACCACTGGAGCGCCGCGCTGGGTGATGAGCAGATGTCCCTTGCGCGGGGAGATGGGCAGGTCCGGACAGAGCCGGGGACTGGTCACGCCCGCCGCGAGCACGACGTGGCCCGCGGCCAGGACCTCGCCATTCTCCAGCACCACGCCGTCCGGGCGCAGTGTGGCCACGGGGCAGCCGGGCATGAGCCGGGCTCCGCGCTGCTGAGCACGTCGCGCGAAGTGGAGCGCGGCGAGCGGTGGGTACAGCACGGCATCGTCCGGAACGCGCAGCGCCCCGACGAGGCCGGGGGACAGGGCCGGCTCCGCCTCTCGGAGCGCGGCGGCGTCCAGCACCTCGGCGCGCACGCCCGCGCCACGGTAGCTCGCGACCTTCGCGGCGATGGCGGCCTGCTCCTCCTCGTCCGTGGCGAGCCAGAGCGTTCCGCACGCGTCGTACTCGACGGCCATCGGCAGGTCGTCCCGCAGCTCGCGCCAGAGCGCCACGGACCAGGCCGTGAGCGCGAGCTCCGCCGCGTTGTCGTCCATGGCCACCAGGTGGCCCATGCCGCACGCAGTGGTGCCCGCGCCGATGGAGCGGGCCTCCACCAGCGCGACGGACAGCCCCTCGGCGCACAGCACGTCCGCGAGCGCCGCGCCGACGATGCCGCCGCCGACGATGACGCAGTCGAAGACGCTCATCCGATGCCCCAGGCGAAGGGGTCCTCGGGGTCGACGAGCAGCGTTGCCTCCGCGTTCACCGAGGCCGTGCCGGTGATGGTGGGCAGGATGCGGGCGCCGTCGCGCACGTAGCGCGCCTCGAAGCGGCTGCCGATGATGCTCTCCTGCACCCACGTCGCGCCCTCCGCGAGCGCGCCCTCCGCGGCGAGGCACGCGAGCTTGGCGCTCGTCCCGGTGCCGCAAGGCGAGCGGTCATAGGCGAGCCCCGGACAGAGCACGAAGTTGCGTGCGTCCACGCCGGGCGTGGACGAGGGCGCGTACAGCTCCACGTGGTCCACCTCCGCGCCGCCAGTGCCGGTGAGGCCCTGTTCGACCAGCGCGTGCTTGATGGCGGACGCGTACGCGGTGAGTGCAGGGATGTGCCGGGCCTCCAGGGGGAGGTGGTGTGCCCGGGAGAGGAAGAACCAGTTGCCACCCCAGGCGATGTCTCCGCGCACCTCGCCGTGGCCGGGGACGAGCACGGAGACGTCGTGGGCCATGCGGTGACTGGGGACGTTGGCGATGCTCACGCGCCCGTCCGGATGCAGCGTGGCCTTGACGACTCCCACGGGCGTCTCCAGGGCGTGGACTCCGG contains these protein-coding regions:
- a CDS encoding (2Fe-2S)-binding protein — its product is MPESGAKAARSVTLRINGRAITVPSGTSVAAALAVAGDFVSRSDLGGRPRAPLCGMGVCFECRATVDGVPEVLTCLTPCREDLEVVTDA
- a CDS encoding proline racemase family protein, with protein sequence MRRIRVIDSHTGGEPTRVVTDGGPELGTGDMATLRERFREQFDAFRKAIVCEPRGSDVMVGALLCPPTLPSCVAGVIFFNNVGYLGMCGHGTIGVVKTLEYLGRITPGVHALETPVGVVKATLHPDGRVSIANVPSHRMAHDVSVLVPGHGEVRGDIAWGGNWFFLSRAHHLPLEARHIPALTAYASAIKHALVEQGLTGTGGAEVDHVELYAPSSTPGVDARNFVLCPGLAYDRSPCGTGTSAKLACLAAEGALAEGATWVQESIIGSRFEARYVRDGARILPTITGTASVNAEATLLVDPEDPFAWGIG
- a CDS encoding M9 family metallopeptidase, giving the protein MSRPFTDGYRCHIALAVCLTLFGAGASARPGGPAPAEALKTHGIDHPHQRIRTDERPPDVSPERLRESLVPRAPARAQLAACDTAAFASASGSALVTLVKGSTQECVNTLFSVTGTLAAQVFVESKMVTIANALTTNAQAYTGSNTGGTLQLILFLRAGYYVQFYSPDVVGSYGTALKNAIRPALAAFVANSHFTDVNDSHGSVLREFVTLIDSAGENALHLGTFQGLLNRFNDTALSYWYMRSATNNVFVGLFRGHYNADFVAAVNSDTSIVDTLSSFVSRNEHLLGTDNQFLTVNAARELSRFLQYTGALLDKTRPRVKALITSHAMTGPGAGVWVGAAEMADYYDGANCAYYGICDFRRTLEQAVLKVSYSCGASLRMRAQDMTASQLSQSCGQLATQETYFHDKLKTNRVPVASDGNTALEMVIFDSSLDYQTYAGALFGIDTNNGGMYLEGDPAASGNQARFIAYEAEWLRPAFEIWNLRHEYVHYLDGRFDMKGDFGASTSQPTIWWIEGLAEYVSKKNDNTQAVSLGTSKSFQLSQVFRNDYNSGTDRVYSWGYLAVRFMFERHSDQVDTMLGHFRTGNYTAYRQYLDGIATTRDGEFHQWIDCVATATDPSTCVNPGPGPGTPPCTDSDVRILGNGCYRDNLASTYELYFYLWVPSGARNLRVQMSGGTGNADLYTRANQWPTLTVYDARPYLPGNDETAVISSPATGTWHYLIVKARAPYAGVRLEARFDTGP
- a CDS encoding dihydrodipicolinate synthase family protein, with the protein product MSPWNGVLPAITTTFNADLSVDHGAVRAHVRWLVSQGCTGIIPCGSLGEGATLSLEEKVALMRTCTEAVNAPIIPGIAALSTAEAVRLAKAAEDAGCAGLMVLPPYVYSSDWREMKAHVAAVLRATKLPCLLYNNPVAYRTDFTPAHLAELAAEFDNASAVKESSTDARRVTGIRALLGDRLALGVGVDDCLVEGVEAGARFWVAGLVNAFPGESVRLFELAMAGKKDAAFALYRWFLPLLRLDTVTKFVQLIKLVQQEVGWGHERVRGPRLELVGAEREECLRVLREALANRPTL
- a CDS encoding NAD(P)/FAD-dependent oxidoreductase, with protein sequence MSVFDCVIVGGGIVGAALADVLCAEGLSVALVEARSIGAGTTACGMGHLVAMDDNAAELALTAWSVALWRELRDDLPMAVEYDACGTLWLATDEEEQAAIAAKVASYRGAGVRAEVLDAAALREAEPALSPGLVGALRVPDDAVLYPPLAALHFARRAQQRGARLMPGCPVATLRPDGVVLENGEVLAAGHVVLAAGVTSPRLCPDLPISPRKGHLLITQRGAPVVHHQLVELGYLKSAHGSDGASVAFNAQPRITGQLLLGSSRQPGVSGGHVEPAILERMLKRATDFMPGLDGLRALRVWTGLRPATPDGLPLLGRHPSKPWLWLACGHEGLGITTAPGSARLVADQLLGRTSAIDARPYAPSRFETLHA
- a CDS encoding aldehyde dehydrogenase (NADP(+)) — its product is MGLSWIGAGRGEPGGTTFTGWDPAAGLALEPRYHSAHPHEVERACQLAEEAAPVFAALSSRQRAVFLEHIAESLLAAEADFLAVTPRETGLPPARIQGELGRAAGQFRQFARLLEEGSWVDARIDHALPERRPAPRPDLRSMLRAVGPVAVFGASNFPLAFSVAGGDTASALAAGCPVVVKAHPAHPATSERAGEAVRAAVAACGLPEGVFSLLFDAGTQVGRALVQHPAIRAVGFTGSRAGGRALMDLAAARPVPIPVFAEMGSINPVFLLPEALATRPEALADALAASILQGAGQFCTSPGLLVAAEGPGYEAFRARLVERLGAVSAAPMLTPAIAERFREGVVRLAARADTRTWVRGECDGARGAPALFEVDAGAVLKDATLTDEVFGSCAVLARVREPRDIARVASHLEGQLTATLMVETGDHALASELLPVLADRVGRVLMNGVPTGVEVCPSMVHGGPYPASADGRFTAVGTGALRRLVRPVCFQDVPEVLLPAELRESNPLDLWRTVDGVLKRA
- a CDS encoding NAD(P)/FAD-dependent oxidoreductase, whose product is MREACDLVVIGAGPGGLAAACRAAEAGLDVLVLDAQPEPGGQVWRGEARKGSNRLARRWLSRFAASGARFRPGARVVAAPEPGLLLVEEGPSSLAVRYGRLVLATGARERFLPFPGWTLPGVLGVSGLQVLVKDGLPIRDRRVVLAGTGPLLLAAAATLHAHGAEVLLVAEQAPAARHWGFALQLWRYPGKLLQGAVLSAGLLGVRTTTESWVLEARGERQLESVRMSVNGREEQLACDYLGAAWGLVPNLEMARLLGCEVSGGAVVVDDRLETRVPRVHAVGELLGIGGVDQALVTGELAGLAAAEQPAPDALVNSWRRIRIFAGALAQHDAPRPELRRLATPNTLLCRCEDVPLSALEGCRDLREARLYARLGMGSCQGRTCGAAAEALFGWSAEDVRPPCMPARIGSLRLPPETPPTPKRAS